One part of the Sphingobacterium sp. LZ7M1 genome encodes these proteins:
- a CDS encoding S9 family peptidase encodes MNFTRKTNRNYLKAGFFIAFLAGSTMTHAQEAIKYQLPPQSIVDLVDAPQIPMEEFSPDGRYMLVLEVPGFQTIIQASQPVLGVAGLRINPISNTTVAENLGTFKGLKIRDLSNGSEFSIQGLPQDLQIADVKWSSKPGVFAFLNKSLEDTELWLADLNSKTAKKLLSKVNDTYGSTFQWNGDGTALLAQQVNASRGSVPVQNPVPTGPVVQENLGGITPSRTYQNLLANGYDETLMEYYLTSDLIEVDLQGNAKPIGIKGIFKSVSYSPDGKYILTEKVVKPYSYLVPIYLFPAEVTVYSSTGSKVKDIYTIPLADKMPISFDAVLEGPRDFEWRKDKDASLVYVKALDKGDPNMKTEVRDELFEIGAPFDLSSSNKIFSGTYRVRDIQWGDGVAIVSENWRKDRSSKLTLINPRTNQVVKVLSTRKSEDTYTDPGSFVKNEKGQLLTDGKGSVFTQGLGASPEGDRPFLMKWNVQNGKQDTLYKSKRGYYEEPIFFNNTGVLYVSRESAKDAPNVYSVNIKNKKETKITNFADPYPSIANVQKSLLSYPRKDGLNLSGTLYVPADFKKGDAPLPVLVWAYPREFKTKEAAGQVKGSPNRFPRLAFRSPVYWVTQGYAVVDQADMPIVGEGTSEPNDTFVEQIKDNASALIEHIVGLGVADRNRIGVGGHSYGAFMTANLLAHTDLFAAGIARSGAYNRTLTPFGFQGEARTYWQAKDTYDAMSPFTYAPQIKRPLLMTHGMDDENSGTFPIQSERLYAAIKGHGGIVRLVMLPKEFHGYRSREGVLHTFWEQHQWLEKYVKNNKK; translated from the coding sequence ATGAATTTTACAAGAAAAACTAACCGAAATTATTTGAAAGCAGGATTTTTCATTGCTTTCTTGGCAGGTTCAACCATGACCCATGCGCAGGAGGCAATCAAGTATCAATTACCTCCTCAATCCATCGTTGATCTTGTGGATGCCCCACAGATACCAATGGAGGAGTTCAGTCCAGATGGACGGTACATGTTGGTACTGGAAGTTCCAGGTTTTCAAACCATCATTCAAGCTTCACAACCTGTATTAGGTGTTGCCGGCTTGAGGATCAATCCCATTAGTAATACCACTGTAGCAGAGAATCTGGGGACATTCAAAGGTCTGAAGATTCGTGATTTGAGCAATGGCTCAGAGTTCAGCATCCAAGGGCTACCTCAGGACTTACAGATTGCCGATGTAAAATGGTCATCCAAACCTGGTGTATTTGCCTTTTTGAATAAATCATTAGAGGATACGGAACTATGGCTTGCCGACCTGAACAGTAAAACAGCTAAAAAGTTGTTGAGCAAGGTCAATGACACCTACGGAAGTACCTTTCAATGGAATGGAGATGGAACAGCTTTGCTTGCCCAGCAAGTGAATGCTTCAAGAGGATCCGTTCCTGTCCAAAATCCTGTGCCTACAGGTCCTGTAGTGCAGGAAAACCTTGGCGGAATCACCCCTTCAAGAACTTATCAGAACCTATTGGCAAATGGATACGATGAGACCCTAATGGAATATTACCTGACTTCAGACCTTATCGAGGTCGATCTTCAGGGGAATGCCAAGCCTATTGGAATTAAGGGCATCTTTAAATCTGTTTCCTATTCTCCAGATGGAAAATATATCCTGACAGAAAAGGTCGTTAAGCCCTATTCTTACTTGGTTCCCATCTACCTGTTTCCGGCAGAAGTGACCGTTTATTCTTCAACTGGATCAAAAGTAAAAGATATCTATACCATCCCATTAGCGGATAAAATGCCGATTTCATTTGATGCGGTATTGGAAGGCCCTCGAGATTTCGAATGGCGAAAAGATAAGGATGCTTCCTTGGTTTATGTGAAGGCATTGGATAAAGGCGATCCTAATATGAAGACCGAGGTCCGTGATGAATTATTTGAAATCGGAGCGCCATTTGATCTTTCTTCTTCAAATAAGATATTCTCAGGGACCTATCGCGTTAGGGATATTCAATGGGGAGATGGAGTGGCTATCGTTTCAGAAAACTGGCGAAAGGACCGGTCCTCAAAATTGACATTAATCAACCCGAGGACCAATCAGGTAGTTAAAGTGCTTTCAACCCGCAAGTCTGAGGATACCTATACCGATCCAGGAAGCTTTGTAAAAAATGAAAAAGGACAGTTGCTGACAGATGGCAAAGGTTCTGTTTTCACGCAAGGATTAGGAGCTTCTCCAGAAGGAGATCGCCCATTCCTGATGAAATGGAATGTTCAGAATGGTAAACAGGATACCTTATACAAATCTAAACGTGGCTATTATGAAGAACCGATCTTCTTCAACAATACCGGAGTACTGTATGTCTCTAGGGAATCTGCAAAAGATGCTCCGAATGTCTATTCGGTAAATATCAAGAACAAGAAGGAAACGAAGATTACCAACTTTGCAGATCCATACCCAAGTATTGCAAATGTTCAGAAATCCTTATTGTCTTACCCAAGAAAAGACGGATTGAACCTTTCAGGAACGCTATATGTGCCGGCGGATTTCAAAAAAGGCGATGCTCCATTACCTGTTTTGGTATGGGCATACCCGCGTGAATTTAAGACCAAAGAGGCAGCGGGACAGGTAAAAGGATCACCAAATAGGTTCCCACGCTTGGCCTTCCGTTCTCCGGTTTACTGGGTGACCCAAGGATACGCAGTCGTGGATCAAGCTGATATGCCAATCGTTGGTGAAGGTACTTCTGAACCTAACGACACCTTTGTTGAGCAGATCAAGGATAATGCAAGTGCATTGATAGAGCATATTGTAGGTCTAGGTGTGGCTGACCGCAACAGAATTGGAGTTGGTGGCCACTCCTACGGAGCCTTTATGACGGCCAATTTATTGGCACATACTGATTTGTTTGCCGCTGGTATTGCCAGAAGTGGAGCCTATAACAGAACTTTGACTCCATTTGGATTCCAAGGCGAGGCAAGGACCTATTGGCAAGCCAAAGACACTTATGATGCCATGTCGCCATTTACCTATGCGCCACAGATCAAGAGACCATTATTGATGACCCATGGTATGGACGATGAGAACTCAGGGACATTCCCTATACAGAGCGAGCGTCTTTATGCAGCGATTAAAGGGCATGGTGGAATCGTGCGTTTGGTGATGTTGCCTAAGGAGTTCCATGGCTACAGAAGTAGGGAAGGAGTCCTTCATACCTTCTGGGAACAACATCAATGGCTAGAGAAATATGTAAAAAACAATAAAAAATGA
- a CDS encoding M14 metallopeptidase family protein: MIKNTIKSILVALLIGQFNYGTAQQVTNPKTHFGFNIGDDYMLANYKQMESYFLKVAKESNRVLIQDGGLTEEGRRQHLIIISSPENLKNIEKYRKISQTLGRAEGITEAEAKELSLAGKPVVWIDGGMHSNEMVGSHQLIETFYQLTNRNDAEINNYLDKVVVLMWHVNPDGQDLLADWYMQYDDKEKRNMSIPTLYQKYVGHDNNRDFFMFNMKEASNLAKVVYVDWLPQIIYNHHQTSPDGTIVAGPPYRDPFNHVFDPLLVTGIDGVGFAMINRLNEEDKPGYVRMDQSGFSTWWNGGLRTAPYFHNMIGILTEITGHPTPSEIPLVAERQIPRNGLPFPIAPQKWNFKKSIDYSVSMNFAILDYAARNGDKLLYNIYKMGKNSIDRGNEDYWTKYPKYAESIEKTYDADVAAGKVKKEESNTFYRSKTIPKSYYDAIFADKSKRDPRAFILSADQEDFGTAVKFVNTLIKSGVYVYQANADFSVNGKNYPKGSIVVKTNQAFRPQVLDMFEPQDHPHDVEYEGGPPIRPYDAAGWTLAMQMGVEYDKVYDDFNAPLQKKETGVLLSPLAREVASSKGGYLINGKANDAYLAINQLLKAGVKVFRDLDSKDFYVDAKAAAKVKEFGASLGLESKAVSSKPKQLKPVEAIKIGLFDHYGGSMPSGWVRWMLEQYGFDYKLFYPQDIDNSSIKDYDVLLFVGQGIPAFGSNASGRSVDASIVPDQYKHMLGSVTAAKSIPVLKTFVENGGQIVTIGASSELVYHFNLPVENPLMEMGKDGKKVKLSSVKFYVPTSILKAEADISKPENYGLDKDLNIVFNNSPVFKFQNSDNLYSLGSINSDHSLLSGWAHGQQYLKDVNIGLVSKIGKGKLVAIGPEITNRAQSHGTFKMLFNQLYR, encoded by the coding sequence ATGATTAAGAATACCATAAAATCGATTCTGGTAGCCTTATTGATTGGGCAGTTCAACTATGGAACGGCGCAACAGGTTACCAATCCGAAAACACATTTTGGATTCAATATCGGTGATGACTATATGCTTGCCAACTACAAACAGATGGAAAGCTATTTTTTAAAAGTTGCCAAAGAATCCAACAGAGTACTCATACAGGACGGGGGACTAACAGAAGAGGGCAGGAGACAACACCTGATCATTATCTCTTCTCCTGAGAACCTGAAGAACATTGAAAAATACCGTAAGATATCCCAAACCTTAGGTCGTGCCGAAGGAATCACTGAAGCCGAAGCGAAGGAGCTTTCCCTGGCAGGAAAACCTGTGGTATGGATTGATGGAGGTATGCACTCCAATGAGATGGTTGGATCGCATCAATTAATTGAAACCTTCTATCAGTTGACCAACCGGAATGATGCTGAAATCAACAATTACTTGGATAAAGTGGTGGTCCTGATGTGGCATGTCAATCCAGACGGTCAGGATCTATTGGCAGATTGGTATATGCAATATGATGACAAGGAAAAGCGTAACATGTCCATTCCTACCTTGTACCAGAAATATGTAGGTCATGATAACAACCGTGATTTCTTTATGTTCAACATGAAGGAAGCTAGCAACCTTGCCAAGGTAGTCTATGTAGATTGGTTGCCGCAGATCATCTATAACCATCACCAAACCTCTCCAGATGGCACTATTGTCGCTGGTCCGCCATATCGTGATCCATTCAACCATGTATTCGATCCATTATTGGTGACCGGAATTGATGGTGTTGGATTTGCAATGATCAACCGCCTTAATGAAGAAGATAAACCTGGCTATGTCCGCATGGATCAATCTGGATTTTCTACTTGGTGGAATGGAGGATTGAGAACTGCTCCATATTTCCATAACATGATCGGTATCTTGACTGAAATTACAGGACATCCAACCCCTTCAGAGATTCCATTGGTAGCAGAAAGGCAGATCCCTAGAAATGGCTTGCCTTTCCCTATTGCACCTCAAAAGTGGAATTTCAAGAAATCAATTGACTATTCCGTCTCGATGAACTTCGCCATCCTAGATTATGCTGCGCGTAATGGCGATAAATTATTGTACAATATCTACAAGATGGGTAAAAACTCCATTGACCGAGGGAATGAGGATTACTGGACAAAATACCCTAAATATGCCGAGTCCATTGAGAAAACCTATGATGCAGATGTAGCGGCAGGTAAGGTGAAGAAAGAAGAAAGCAATACTTTCTACCGTTCAAAAACCATCCCTAAAAGCTATTATGATGCTATTTTCGCTGATAAGTCTAAACGCGACCCAAGGGCTTTCATATTATCGGCCGATCAAGAAGATTTCGGAACTGCCGTTAAATTTGTGAATACCTTGATCAAATCCGGAGTATATGTTTATCAAGCGAACGCTGACTTTAGTGTGAATGGAAAGAACTATCCAAAGGGTTCCATCGTAGTGAAAACCAATCAAGCCTTCAGGCCGCAGGTATTGGATATGTTCGAACCTCAAGATCACCCACACGATGTGGAATATGAGGGAGGGCCTCCAATCCGTCCGTATGATGCAGCAGGCTGGACCTTGGCTATGCAAATGGGTGTGGAATACGATAAAGTATATGATGATTTCAATGCGCCTTTACAGAAAAAAGAAACAGGTGTTCTGTTGAGCCCATTGGCTAGAGAGGTTGCCTCTTCAAAAGGTGGATATCTGATCAATGGAAAAGCAAATGATGCTTATTTGGCGATCAACCAACTATTGAAAGCTGGCGTGAAAGTATTCCGTGACCTTGATTCAAAAGATTTCTATGTCGATGCAAAAGCAGCAGCTAAGGTGAAAGAATTTGGTGCTAGCTTAGGCTTGGAAAGCAAAGCGGTTTCGAGCAAGCCAAAACAATTGAAACCAGTTGAAGCCATTAAGATCGGTTTATTTGACCATTATGGTGGTAGTATGCCTTCAGGTTGGGTAAGATGGATGTTGGAGCAATATGGATTTGACTACAAATTATTCTACCCTCAAGATATTGACAACAGTAGCATTAAAGATTATGATGTGCTGTTGTTCGTAGGTCAGGGTATTCCGGCGTTTGGTTCCAATGCTTCAGGCCGTTCGGTAGACGCAAGCATCGTTCCGGATCAATATAAACACATGTTGGGTTCAGTAACAGCTGCCAAGTCCATCCCTGTGCTTAAAACCTTTGTGGAAAATGGAGGACAGATCGTAACTATTGGTGCTTCATCAGAACTGGTTTACCATTTTAACCTTCCGGTTGAAAATCCATTGATGGAAATGGGCAAGGATGGCAAGAAAGTGAAGTTGTCCAGTGTGAAGTTTTATGTTCCTACGAGTATTTTAAAAGCTGAAGCGGATATCAGTAAGCCTGAGAACTACGGATTGGATAAAGACCTGAACATTGTGTTCAATAACAGTCCGGTCTTTAAGTTCCAGAATTCGGACAATCTGTATTCATTAGGATCCATTAACTCTGATCATTCGCTATTGAGTGGTTGGGCCCATGGACAGCAATATTTAAAGGATGTCAATATTGGATTGGTATCCAAGATTGGAAAAGGGAAATTAGTGGCCATTGGTCCTGAGATCACGAACAGGGCACAAAGCCATGGAACATTCAAAATGTTATTTAATCAACTATACCGATAA
- the uvrA gene encoding excinuclease ABC subunit UvrA, whose product MAVKKAVDLGDQSELEVFGARVHNLKNIDVSFPRNQLVVITGLSGSGKSSLAFDTIYAEGQRRYMETFSAYSRQFLGGMERPDVDKISGLSPVISIEQKTTSKNPRSTVGTITEIYDFLRLLYARIGEAYSYVTGKKMERMSDDEITDRILNEFNGEGIYVLAPVVKGRKGHYRELFEQIRKQGYTKVRVDGEILDIAPKMQVDRYKIHDIEIVVDRIIVEKESRKRLFTSIGQALKTAKGIIKIANKENKEQFFSRYLMDAESGISYDEPQPNTFSFNSPYGACPKCDGLGYIYEIDKKIVIPDRSQSIQKGGIIPLGPVKDSWNFAVLKAVAKKYDFSLTTPIDKLSEELIDNLLFGEEEPISLTVSYGSYGAREYKVQFAGIFKMLEEMSAKYSDDAQGLDEFRTQVVCPECHGARLKKESLHIKVADKNISELAEMDIVALNEWFDAVEDRLSERQNIIATEIIKEIKTRIGFLLDVGLNYLTLNRSSKSLSGGEAQRIRLATQIGSQLVNVLYILDEPSIGLHQRDNERLINALKNLRDIGNSILVVEHDKDMILHSDYVIDMGPAAGVHGGKVVAQGTPKQLMKENTLTTDYLNGTREIKIPDERRKGNGHTLTLKGATGHNLKNVSIDIPLGELVLVTGVSGSGKSSLITNTLYPILNHHFFRAKAKPLPYTKIEGLENIDKVIEIDQSPIGRTPRSNPSTYTGVFSDIRALYVQLPEAKIRGYKPGRFSFNVKGGRCETCQGAGMKIIEMNFLPDVQVPCETCNGKRYNRETLEVRYRGKSISDVLDMSIDEAVTFFENIPSIYRKIKTLQDVGLGYITLGQSSTTLSGGEAQRVKLATELSKKDTGKTFYILDEPTTGLHFEDVNVLLGVINRLVDRGNTVLIIEHNLDVIKAADWVIDMGPEGGKNGGKVLFQGTPEELIKQKNSETGRFLKIEMNYNK is encoded by the coding sequence ATGGCCGTAAAAAAAGCAGTAGACCTTGGGGATCAAAGCGAATTAGAAGTATTTGGTGCCCGCGTACACAACCTTAAAAACATCGATGTATCATTTCCAAGAAACCAACTTGTCGTTATCACGGGATTAAGTGGCAGCGGTAAATCTTCGTTGGCTTTTGACACGATCTATGCCGAAGGACAAAGACGGTATATGGAGACTTTCTCTGCCTACAGCCGCCAATTTTTGGGAGGAATGGAAAGACCGGACGTAGACAAAATCTCTGGCCTGAGTCCCGTTATTTCGATTGAACAAAAAACCACTTCCAAAAACCCAAGATCGACCGTAGGAACCATAACAGAAATATATGACTTCCTGAGATTGCTATATGCAAGGATCGGGGAAGCCTACTCTTATGTGACCGGCAAAAAGATGGAACGCATGTCTGATGACGAAATCACAGACCGTATCCTCAATGAATTCAATGGTGAAGGCATCTATGTACTAGCCCCTGTGGTGAAGGGCCGTAAAGGTCATTACCGCGAACTTTTTGAACAAATCAGGAAACAGGGCTATACCAAGGTACGTGTGGATGGAGAAATATTGGATATAGCTCCTAAAATGCAGGTCGACCGTTATAAAATCCATGATATCGAGATTGTCGTGGATCGGATCATTGTGGAGAAGGAATCAAGGAAAAGACTCTTTACCTCCATTGGCCAAGCCTTAAAAACTGCCAAAGGGATCATCAAGATTGCCAATAAAGAAAATAAGGAGCAATTTTTCAGTCGATATTTAATGGATGCGGAATCTGGGATTTCCTATGATGAACCGCAACCTAACACTTTTTCCTTTAACTCCCCTTATGGAGCCTGTCCTAAATGTGATGGTTTGGGATATATCTATGAAATCGACAAAAAGATCGTTATCCCTGATAGAAGCCAAAGCATACAAAAAGGCGGAATAATACCATTGGGACCAGTAAAAGATTCCTGGAACTTTGCGGTACTGAAAGCAGTGGCCAAGAAATATGATTTTTCTTTAACGACCCCTATCGACAAGCTATCCGAGGAACTGATCGACAACCTTCTTTTTGGAGAAGAGGAACCGATAAGCTTAACGGTTTCCTACGGTTCTTATGGAGCCAGGGAATATAAGGTACAATTCGCCGGCATCTTCAAGATGTTGGAGGAAATGAGCGCAAAATACAGCGATGACGCACAGGGCTTGGATGAATTCCGTACACAGGTTGTTTGTCCAGAATGCCATGGAGCGCGCTTGAAAAAAGAATCGCTACATATCAAAGTTGCTGATAAGAACATTTCGGAATTGGCAGAAATGGATATTGTAGCCTTGAATGAATGGTTTGATGCTGTTGAAGACAGGCTTTCGGAAAGACAGAACATCATTGCCACGGAAATCATCAAGGAAATCAAGACCAGGATTGGATTCCTGTTGGATGTAGGCCTAAATTACCTGACCTTAAACCGCAGCTCCAAAAGCTTATCCGGTGGAGAGGCTCAACGTATCCGCCTTGCCACACAGATCGGTTCACAATTGGTAAATGTACTTTATATCTTGGATGAGCCGAGTATCGGTCTGCACCAACGTGATAATGAACGCTTGATCAATGCCCTTAAAAATCTTCGCGATATCGGTAACTCCATTTTGGTCGTGGAGCATGACAAGGACATGATCCTACATTCGGATTATGTCATCGATATGGGACCGGCTGCGGGAGTTCACGGAGGGAAAGTCGTGGCCCAAGGTACCCCGAAACAATTGATGAAGGAAAACACCTTGACGACAGATTACCTGAATGGTACCCGTGAAATCAAGATACCTGATGAAAGAAGAAAAGGAAACGGCCATACACTTACTTTAAAAGGCGCTACAGGCCACAACTTAAAGAATGTGAGCATAGACATCCCTTTAGGAGAATTGGTGCTTGTAACGGGCGTATCGGGCTCTGGCAAGTCTAGTTTGATCACCAACACCCTATACCCAATCTTGAACCACCATTTCTTTAGGGCAAAAGCTAAACCGCTACCTTACACAAAGATCGAAGGCTTGGAAAACATCGATAAGGTGATTGAAATCGATCAGTCTCCAATCGGGAGGACGCCAAGGTCAAACCCTTCCACTTATACCGGTGTATTCTCCGATATCCGTGCTTTATATGTACAGTTACCAGAAGCGAAGATCAGGGGTTACAAACCTGGACGCTTTTCCTTCAACGTGAAGGGCGGAAGATGTGAAACCTGTCAAGGTGCGGGGATGAAGATCATTGAGATGAACTTTTTGCCTGATGTTCAGGTTCCCTGTGAAACCTGTAACGGAAAGCGCTACAACCGAGAGACTTTAGAGGTCAGATATCGTGGAAAATCCATTTCAGATGTACTGGACATGAGCATCGATGAAGCGGTAACCTTCTTCGAAAATATCCCCTCCATCTATCGGAAAATAAAGACCCTACAGGATGTAGGTCTAGGCTATATTACCTTGGGACAATCGTCGACAACCCTTTCTGGTGGCGAGGCCCAAAGGGTAAAATTGGCAACGGAACTTTCTAAAAAAGATACCGGAAAGACCTTCTATATATTGGATGAACCAACGACAGGGCTACATTTCGAGGACGTCAATGTATTGCTGGGAGTAATCAATCGCTTGGTTGACCGAGGTAATACGGTTCTGATCATTGAGCATAACCTAGATGTCATCAAAGCGGCCGATTGGGTCATTGATATGGGGCCTGAAGGTGGTAAAAACGGTGGAAAAGTCCTTTTCCAAGGTACACCGGAGGAATTGATCAAACAGAAAAACTCTGAAACAGGAAGATTCCTGAAAATAGAGATGAACTACAATAAATAA
- a CDS encoding DUF2157 domain-containing protein has translation MKKLDVNKSEREIIEQALEHWEKEQLLSQEKSEELKGNLDDKGFEWGMLARYAFWIALASLIFSVVSLFSDGYLSDLVEKFYETPNVIFCLGFAGLAVLFYILGFRNKSKNPEKNFSNETLMLAGAFSTAASIGFLGQVLDRNENHFTLLFLLSIIIYGILSVKLTSKLLWVFTLVALGIWFATETAYHSNWGFKFWGMNYPLRFTIFGIILTAFAVLLQPKIKPLAVFGSTSFVVGLLYTMIALWLLSIFGNYSDFDKWSSVRQYEIFYWGLLGIAISLGLAIYGMKTKDHISRDIGFVFFILNLYTRFVEYLWDNINRTIFFLLLGVSFWFVGRWAESIWKKKE, from the coding sequence TTGAAAAAACTAGACGTAAATAAATCGGAGCGCGAAATCATTGAACAGGCATTGGAGCATTGGGAAAAGGAGCAGTTGCTATCGCAGGAAAAGTCTGAGGAATTAAAGGGAAATTTAGATGATAAAGGCTTTGAATGGGGGATGTTGGCTAGGTATGCCTTTTGGATAGCCTTGGCCTCATTGATATTCTCCGTGGTTTCCTTGTTTTCCGATGGTTATCTATCCGACTTGGTGGAGAAATTTTACGAGACCCCGAATGTAATATTCTGTTTAGGTTTTGCAGGATTGGCTGTTTTGTTCTATATCCTAGGTTTTCGGAATAAGTCGAAAAACCCAGAAAAGAACTTTTCAAATGAGACCTTGATGCTTGCCGGCGCATTCTCTACAGCAGCTAGCATCGGATTTTTAGGGCAGGTCCTGGACCGGAATGAAAACCATTTCACCCTGCTATTCCTCCTTTCCATCATTATTTACGGAATCCTTTCAGTCAAGCTTACCTCAAAATTGCTTTGGGTTTTTACCTTAGTGGCCCTCGGGATTTGGTTTGCAACGGAAACAGCGTACCATAGCAATTGGGGATTTAAGTTCTGGGGGATGAATTACCCCTTGAGGTTTACCATTTTTGGGATTATCCTAACTGCTTTTGCTGTATTGCTACAGCCTAAAATAAAGCCATTGGCCGTATTCGGGTCCACTTCCTTTGTGGTTGGTCTGCTCTACACCATGATCGCCCTTTGGTTGCTTTCCATATTTGGCAACTATAGTGATTTCGACAAATGGTCCAGTGTCAGGCAATATGAGATTTTTTACTGGGGGCTTTTAGGGATTGCCATTTCCCTGGGCTTGGCCATCTATGGCATGAAAACCAAGGACCATATCTCGCGTGATATTGGTTTCGTATTCTTTATCCTGAACCTGTATACCCGGTTTGTGGAGTATCTGTGGGATAATATCAATAGAACGATATTCTTTTTGTTATTGGGGGTTTCCTTTTGGTTTGTTGGCCGTTGGGCCGAAAGTATCTGGAAGAAAAAGGAATGA
- a CDS encoding YdcF family protein encodes MKTIIMVLGAPNDEYGHLSAIALDRLYRAYDLAINNESALILCTGGQGDHFNITDKPHTYYAQNFLSLKGINPDRFLPGIPSKNTIEDFSLSQKTIEEIKPDLLIIITSEFHMERVQLISETVIPSINKFFVSVASSLMDSELKPLIEHEKIAVNFLKENGVKY; translated from the coding sequence ATGAAAACAATAATCATGGTGTTGGGCGCGCCTAATGACGAGTACGGACACCTTTCGGCTATAGCACTCGATAGGCTATATAGAGCATATGATTTAGCCATCAATAACGAATCCGCTTTGATCTTATGTACGGGTGGCCAAGGCGACCACTTTAATATTACGGACAAACCACATACGTATTATGCTCAAAATTTCTTGAGCCTCAAAGGCATTAATCCCGACCGTTTTCTGCCCGGGATCCCTTCAAAGAACACTATTGAAGATTTTTCCCTTTCACAAAAGACAATCGAAGAAATAAAACCAGACTTATTGATCATTATCACCTCTGAATTTCATATGGAAAGGGTACAGCTTATTTCTGAGACCGTGATTCCATCGATCAATAAATTCTTTGTTTCTGTTGCTTCTTCCCTCATGGATTCTGAGTTGAAACCTTTGATCGAACATGAGAAAATTGCAGTGAATTTCTTAAAGGAAAATGGGGTAAAGTATTAA
- the lpdA gene encoding dihydrolipoyl dehydrogenase codes for MNYDIIVIGSGPGGYVAAIRAAQLGFKTAIIERDALGGICLNWGCIPTKALLKSAQVFEYLNHAADYGIKVNGGEADFEAIVKRSRGVADGMSKGIQFLMKKNKIDVIMGTAKIKKAGKIEVKAADGSTKEYTAKHTILATGARSRELPNLPQDGKKIIGYRQAMNLPKQPKSMVVVGSGAIGVEFAYFYNAIGTKVTIVEFMDRIVPVEDEEISKQLEKSLKKAGINILTKSEVQSVDTKGDLCKVSIKTEKGTETLEAEVVLSAVGITPNIENLGLEEVGVKTDKGRVLVDDFYKTNIDGVYAIGDIVKGQALAHVASAEGITCVEKIKGLHVDPIDYNNIPGCTYCSPEVASVGFTEKAAKDAGYEIKVGKFPFSASGKASAAGAKDGFVKVIFDAKYGEFLGAHLIGANVTEMIAEVVVARKLESTGHEIIKSVHPHPTMSEAIMEAVADAYGEVIHL; via the coding sequence ATGAATTACGACATTATTGTTATCGGTAGTGGTCCAGGTGGATACGTAGCCGCCATCAGAGCAGCTCAATTGGGATTCAAAACTGCCATTATCGAACGTGACGCATTAGGTGGAATTTGCCTTAACTGGGGCTGTATTCCTACCAAGGCACTATTGAAAAGTGCACAAGTATTCGAATATTTAAATCATGCTGCTGATTATGGTATCAAAGTGAACGGTGGTGAAGCCGACTTTGAAGCCATCGTAAAAAGAAGTCGTGGTGTAGCAGATGGCATGAGCAAAGGGATCCAGTTCTTGATGAAAAAGAACAAGATCGATGTGATCATGGGAACTGCAAAAATTAAAAAAGCTGGTAAGATCGAAGTGAAAGCTGCAGATGGTTCTACCAAAGAATATACAGCTAAACACACGATCCTTGCAACTGGTGCTCGCTCCAGAGAATTACCTAACCTACCTCAAGACGGAAAGAAAATTATCGGTTACCGCCAAGCAATGAACTTGCCTAAACAACCTAAATCTATGGTTGTCGTAGGTTCTGGAGCTATCGGTGTCGAATTTGCATATTTCTACAACGCAATCGGTACGAAAGTGACTATCGTTGAATTTATGGACCGTATCGTGCCTGTAGAAGATGAAGAAATCTCTAAACAATTAGAGAAATCCTTGAAGAAAGCTGGTATCAATATCCTTACGAAATCAGAAGTTCAATCAGTAGACACTAAAGGTGATCTATGCAAAGTATCCATCAAAACAGAAAAAGGTACTGAAACCTTAGAGGCTGAAGTGGTTCTTTCTGCTGTGGGTATTACGCCTAACATCGAAAACCTAGGCCTTGAAGAAGTTGGTGTAAAAACAGATAAAGGACGTGTCCTTGTTGATGACTTCTACAAAACGAACATCGATGGTGTATATGCAATCGGTGATATCGTGAAAGGTCAAGCTCTAGCGCACGTGGCATCTGCTGAAGGTATCACCTGTGTGGAAAAAATCAAAGGTTTACATGTTGACCCTATCGATTACAACAACATTCCTGGATGTACTTACTGTTCTCCAGAAGTTGCATCCGTAGGTTTCACTGAAAAAGCTGCTAAAGATGCTGGTTATGAAATCAAAGTGGGTAAATTCCCATTCTCCGCTTCTGGAAAGGCTTCTGCCGCAGGTGCAAAAGATGGTTTCGTAAAAGTAATCTTCGATGCTAAATATGGTGAATTCTTAGGTGCTCACTTAATTGGTGCTAACGTAACTGAAATGATCGCTGAAGTGGTTGTAGCTCGTAAATTAGAGTCTACTGGCCATGAGATCATTAAATCGGTTCACCCTCACCCGACCATGAGTGAAGCTATTATGGAAGCTGTTGCTGATGCGTACGGTGAAGTAATCCACTTATAA